In Gadus morhua chromosome 2, gadMor3.0, whole genome shotgun sequence, a single window of DNA contains:
- the LOC115559330 gene encoding immunoglobulin lambda-1 light chain isoform X2, giving the protein MLGTLCSLLAALTCVRAVTVLTQQPSAVTLTRGESASIDCNLGSVTDSSARWYKQIPGGVPQFVLRFRQTWTDVKYGSGFSSPHFTSTCQSKSDCRLIINNVEDGDSAVYYCHTWDSSAQEHVFGGGTKVIVTGSSLPPPVLTVYRPSTNPLSSSHAALVCLARQMSIGFAEVSWLVNGSPVTEGTWTSTAVQHPDKTFQLSSHLSLPGCGSEDSSYTCKVTVGSSSFEKTMRMSECRNTVE; this is encoded by the exons ATGCTGGggactctctgctctctcctggctGCTCTCACAT GTGTGCGCGCTGTGACTGTGCTGACACAGCAGCCTTCTGCTGTGACGCTGACCAGAGGAGAGTCGGCCTCCATCGACTGTAACCTGGGGAGCGTTACTGATTCTTCTGCTCGCTGGTATAAACAGATACCTGGAGGAGTTCCTCAGTTTGTGCTGCGTTTTCGCCAAACCTGGACCGATGTCAAATATGGTTCTGGATTCTCCTCACCTCATTTCACATCTACTTGTCAGTCCAAATCTGATTGTCGCTTGATCATCAATAATGTGGAGGACGGAGACTCAGCAGTTTATTATTGTCACACATGGGATAGTTCTGCTCAAGAACAC GTATTCGGCGGAGGCACCAAGGTGATCGTTACTG GctccagcctccctcctcctgtcctgacAGTCTACCGTCCTTCCACCAATCCGCTCTCGTCCAGCCATGCCGCTCTGGTCTGTCTGGCACGGCAGATGTCTATCGGCTTCGCAGAGGTGAGCTGGCTGGTCAACGGGAGTCCGGTCACCGAAGGGACTTGGACCAGCACCGCAGTTCAGCACCCCGACAAGACTTTCCAACTCAGCAGCCATCTGTCCCTTCCAGGGTGTGGCAGCGAGGACAGTAGCTACACATGTAAAGTGACCGTGGGTTCAAGCTCCTTTGAGAAAACGATGAGGATGTCTGAATGCAGGAACACTGTAGAATAA
- the LOC115559330 gene encoding immunoglobulin lambda-1 light chain isoform X1: protein MLGTLCSLLAALTCVRAVTVLTQQPSAVTLTRGESASIDCNLGSVTDSSARWYKQIPGGVPQFVLRFRQTWTDVKYGSGFSSPHFTSTCQSKSDCRLIINNVEDGDSAVYYCHTWDSSAQEHVFGGGTKVIVTGSSLPPPVLTFYRPSTNPLSSSHAALVCLARQMSIGFAEVSWLVNGSPVTEGTWTSTTVQHPDKTFQLSSHLSLRACDFSEDRSYTCKVTVGSSSFEKTMRMSACRSTVE from the exons ATGCTGGggactctctgctctctcctggctGCTCTCACAT GTGTGCGCGCTGTGACTGTGCTGACACAGCAGCCTTCTGCTGTGACGCTGACCAGAGGAGAGTCGGCCTCCATCGACTGTAACCTGGGGAGCGTTACTGATTCTTCTGCTCGCTGGTATAAACAGATACCTGGAGGAGTTCCTCAGTTTGTGCTGCGTTTTCGCCAAACCTGGACCGATGTCAAATATGGTTCTGGATTCTCCTCACCTCATTTCACATCTACTTGTCAGTCCAAATCTGATTGTCGCTTGATCATCAATAATGTGGAGGACGGAGACTCAGCAGTTTATTATTGTCACACATGGGATAGTTCTGCTCAAGAACAC GTATTCGGCGGAGGCACCAAGGTGATCGTTACTG GctccagcctccctcctcctgtcctgacATTCTACCGTCCTTCCACCAATCCGCTCTCGTCCAGCCATGCCGCTCTGGTCTGTCTGGCACGGCAGATGTCTATCGGCTTCGCAGAGGTGAGCTGGCTGGTCAACGGGAGTCCGGTCACCGAAGGGACTTGGACCAGCACAACAGTTCAGCATCCCGACAAGACTTTCCAACTCAGCAGCCATCTGTCCCTTCGAGCTTGTGACTTCAGCGAGGACAGGAGCTACACATGTAAAGTGACCGTGGGTTCAAGCTCCTTTGAGAAAACAATGAGGATGTCTGCATGTCGGAGCACTGTAGAATAG